From the genome of Dickeya aquatica, one region includes:
- the putP gene encoding sodium/proline symporter PutP: protein MTTLSTPLLVTFLVYIFGMVLIGLMAYRATHNFGDYILGGRRMGSVVTALSAGASDMSGWLLMGLPGAVFLSGISESWIAIGLTIGAYLNWTWVAGRLRVHTEINHNALTLPDYFSHRFEDKSKLLRVISALVILVFFTIYCASGIVAGARLFESTFGMSYDTALWAGAAATIAYTFIGGYLAVSWTDTVQASLMIFALILTPVIVILSVGGVAPSLAVIAAKNPANLDMFKGLDTIAILSLLGWGLGYFGQPHILARFMAADSHHTIRNARRISMTWMVLCLAGAVTVGFFGIAYFTGNPSQAGNVSQNGERVFIELARLLFNPWIAGVLLSAILAAVMSTLSCQLLVCSSAITEDLYKPFLRKNASQRELVWVGRAMVLLVSVIAIALAVNPENRVLGLVSYAWAGFGAAFGPVILISLLWPRMTRNGALVGMLVGAATVIIWKQYGWLKLYEIIPGFLLASLSIVVVSLLGRAPSAVVTARFQQAEHVFKSRPAE from the coding sequence ATGACCACCCTGAGCACACCGCTGCTGGTCACTTTTCTGGTGTACATTTTCGGCATGGTATTAATAGGCCTGATGGCTTACCGCGCCACCCACAACTTCGGCGACTACATTCTCGGTGGCCGCCGCATGGGTAGCGTCGTCACGGCGTTATCCGCTGGCGCATCCGACATGAGCGGCTGGCTGCTGATGGGGCTGCCGGGCGCGGTGTTCCTGTCCGGTATTTCTGAGAGCTGGATAGCCATTGGGCTGACTATCGGTGCCTACCTGAACTGGACCTGGGTGGCGGGCCGCCTGCGCGTACACACCGAAATCAACCACAACGCGCTGACCCTGCCGGATTACTTTAGCCACCGCTTTGAAGACAAAAGCAAGCTGCTGCGGGTTATCTCCGCGCTGGTGATTTTGGTGTTTTTCACCATCTATTGCGCGTCCGGCATCGTCGCGGGCGCACGGCTGTTTGAAAGCACCTTCGGCATGAGCTACGACACCGCGCTGTGGGCCGGGGCCGCCGCCACCATCGCCTATACCTTCATCGGCGGTTATCTGGCCGTCAGTTGGACGGACACCGTCCAGGCCAGCCTGATGATCTTCGCCCTGATCCTGACGCCAGTCATCGTTATCCTCTCCGTTGGCGGCGTAGCGCCCTCACTTGCGGTTATTGCCGCTAAAAACCCGGCCAACCTGGACATGTTCAAGGGCCTCGATACGATAGCGATTCTGTCATTGCTGGGCTGGGGGCTTGGCTATTTCGGCCAGCCGCATATTCTGGCGCGCTTTATGGCCGCCGACTCGCATCACACCATTCGCAACGCCCGCCGCATCAGCATGACCTGGATGGTGCTGTGCCTGGCCGGGGCTGTCACCGTCGGGTTCTTCGGCATCGCTTATTTCACCGGCAACCCCTCGCAGGCAGGCAATGTCAGCCAGAATGGTGAGCGGGTGTTTATCGAACTGGCACGCTTGCTGTTTAACCCGTGGATAGCCGGTGTGCTGCTGTCCGCGATTCTGGCGGCGGTGATGAGTACACTCAGTTGCCAGTTGTTGGTCTGCTCAAGTGCAATTACCGAAGATTTATACAAACCGTTTTTGCGCAAAAACGCCAGCCAGCGAGAGCTGGTCTGGGTTGGGCGCGCCATGGTGCTGTTAGTCTCAGTCATAGCCATTGCGCTGGCGGTCAACCCGGAAAACCGGGTGCTGGGGCTGGTCAGCTACGCCTGGGCCGGATTTGGTGCCGCGTTCGGCCCGGTTATCCTGATTTCCCTGCTGTGGCCACGCATGACGCGCAACGGCGCGCTGGTCGGGATGTTGGTAGGGGCCGCCACCGTGATTATCTGGAAACAGTACGGCTGGCTGAAACTGTATGAAATTATTCCCGGCTTCCTGCTGGCATCATTGTCGATAGTGGTCGTCAGCCTGCTGGGCCGCGCACCGTCTGCGGTTGTTACCGCACGTTTTCAGCAAGCCGAGCACGTATTTAAATCACGCCCGGCAGAGTAA
- the putA gene encoding trifunctional transcriptional regulator/proline dehydrogenase/L-glutamate gamma-semialdehyde dehydrogenase — translation MGTTTMGVKLDEATRERLKAAAQRIDRTPHWLIKQAIFSYLERLERGADTPEIPLAPGQEPLEVTEIMPQSAQEETHTPFLAFAGQVLTQSVLRSAITAAYRRPETEMVPMLLEQARMPAQQSLAVSTQAASLVEKLRGQKAGNGRSGMVQNLLQEFSLSSQEGVALMCLAEALLRIPDKPTRDALIRDKISHGNWQAHIGHSASLFVNAAAWGLLVTGKLVATHNESHLSGALNRVITKSGEPLVRKGVDMAMRLMGEQFVTGENIARALANARKREERGFRYSYDMLGEAALTAEDASAYLAAYQQAIHAIGRAACGRGIYEGPGISIKLSALHPRYSRAQYQRVMSELYPRLLSLTLLARQYDIGINIDAEEADRLELSLDLLERLCFEPQLAGWNGIGFVIQAYQKRCPFVIDALIDVARRSQRRLMVRLVKGAYWDSEIKRAQIDGLEGYPVYTRKVYTDVSYLACARRLLAVPNLIYPQFATHNAHTVSAIYHLAGNNYYPGQYEFQCLHGMGEPLYDQVVGPLAEGKLNRPCRIYAPVGSHETLLAYLVRRLLENGANTSFVHRIADPTVTPDALVADPVADVDALAEREGQIGLAHPRIVLPRALYGRARRNASGLDLSNEHRLASLSSALLSSVSQPWRAAPVLGQAGDDGGETAPVINPANTGDVVGYVQEASPAQIAAALALSVSGAELWFATPAHQRAAILLRAADDMENQQQQLLGLLVREAGKTLANAIAEVREAVDFLRYYAVQVSERFNNHDYRPLGPVVCISPWNFPLAIFTGQIAAALAAGNSVLAKPAEQTPLIAAQAVRILHEAGVPVDALQLLPGEGARVGAALVADERVRGVMFTGSGAVAAQLQRALAGRLDPQGRTIPLIAETGGINAMIVDSSALTEQVVADIMTSAFDSAGQRCSALRLLCVQQEVAQKTLSMLQGAMAQYRMGNPDRLTTDIGPLIDAEAKQQIARHIQALRARGRTVYQAASPDAADEAQWARGHFIAPTLIELESVEELRHEVFGPVLHVVRYARRDLDALITQINAAGYGLTMGLHTRIDETIAQVSAQAKVGNLYVNRNMVGAVVGVQPFGGEGLSGTGPKAGGPLYLYRLLSHCPPSARVLHTDHHGESAPIASGARPSWLAVLDSLENWARQVHRDGLAACCQRYGELTQTGRGWVLAGPTGERNAYTLHPREQVLCVADNDDDALVQLAAVLAAGSRALWLNTPERQALYRQLPEPVQARLAFSHDGVADDSRVDAVLFHGDADRLRHLCEQLAQRDGPLVSVQGFSRGETDIVLERLLTERSLSINTAAAGGNASLMTIG, via the coding sequence ATGGGCACCACCACGATGGGCGTTAAACTCGATGAGGCCACGCGCGAACGCCTCAAAGCCGCAGCACAGCGTATTGACCGCACGCCACACTGGCTGATTAAACAAGCCATTTTCAGCTATCTCGAACGCCTGGAACGTGGTGCTGATACCCCTGAAATCCCTCTTGCTCCCGGCCAGGAGCCACTTGAGGTGACAGAGATTATGCCGCAATCGGCGCAAGAAGAAACCCATACGCCGTTTTTAGCTTTTGCCGGGCAGGTCTTGACGCAGTCGGTGTTGCGCTCGGCGATTACGGCGGCTTACCGGCGGCCGGAAACCGAAATGGTGCCGATGCTACTGGAGCAGGCGCGTATGCCTGCGCAGCAGTCACTTGCTGTCAGCACGCAGGCCGCGTCGCTGGTGGAAAAACTGCGCGGGCAAAAAGCGGGAAACGGGCGCAGCGGCATGGTGCAAAACCTGTTGCAGGAATTTTCGTTGTCCTCCCAGGAGGGCGTAGCGCTGATGTGCCTGGCAGAAGCGCTGCTGCGAATTCCCGATAAACCGACGCGAGATGCGTTGATCCGCGACAAAATCAGTCACGGTAACTGGCAGGCGCATATCGGCCACAGTGCATCACTGTTTGTCAACGCGGCCGCCTGGGGGCTCCTTGTGACCGGTAAACTGGTGGCAACCCACAATGAGTCGCATCTTTCCGGTGCGCTGAACCGCGTGATTACGAAAAGCGGCGAACCCCTGGTGCGCAAAGGCGTCGATATGGCGATGCGTTTAATGGGCGAGCAGTTTGTCACCGGTGAAAATATTGCCAGAGCGTTGGCCAATGCCCGTAAGCGTGAAGAGCGCGGTTTTCGCTACTCCTATGACATGCTGGGCGAGGCGGCGCTCACCGCCGAGGATGCCAGCGCTTATCTGGCTGCGTATCAACAGGCGATCCACGCCATTGGCCGGGCGGCCTGCGGGCGCGGTATTTACGAAGGCCCCGGTATTTCCATCAAGCTTTCGGCGCTGCACCCACGCTATAGCCGGGCGCAGTATCAGCGGGTGATGAGCGAGTTGTACCCGCGCCTGCTGTCGCTGACGCTGCTGGCGCGCCAGTACGACATCGGCATTAATATTGACGCCGAGGAAGCTGACAGGCTGGAGCTGTCGCTCGATCTGCTGGAGCGCTTATGCTTTGAGCCGCAACTGGCGGGCTGGAACGGCATTGGTTTTGTGATTCAGGCTTACCAGAAGCGCTGCCCGTTTGTGATTGATGCCTTGATTGATGTGGCGCGCCGCAGTCAGCGCCGCTTGATGGTGCGGCTGGTGAAAGGGGCCTATTGGGACAGCGAAATCAAGCGTGCGCAAATCGACGGGCTGGAGGGCTACCCGGTCTATACCCGTAAGGTGTATACCGATGTCTCGTATCTGGCCTGCGCCCGCCGCTTGCTGGCGGTGCCGAATCTGATTTATCCGCAGTTTGCCACCCACAATGCCCACACGGTGAGCGCCATCTACCATCTGGCGGGCAATAATTACTATCCGGGGCAGTATGAGTTTCAGTGCCTGCACGGTATGGGGGAACCGCTGTATGACCAGGTGGTTGGCCCGCTCGCCGAAGGGAAACTCAATCGTCCATGCCGGATTTACGCACCGGTCGGCAGCCATGAAACCCTGCTGGCTTATCTGGTGCGTCGTTTGCTGGAAAACGGTGCGAATACGTCATTTGTTCACCGTATTGCTGACCCAACGGTAACGCCGGATGCGCTGGTGGCAGACCCGGTTGCCGACGTGGACGCACTGGCGGAGCGTGAAGGTCAGATAGGGCTGGCACATCCCCGTATCGTGTTGCCGCGTGCGCTGTATGGCCGGGCGCGGCGTAATGCCAGCGGGCTCGATTTATCTAACGAACACCGGCTGGCGTCACTGTCCAGCGCCTTACTCTCCAGTGTGTCGCAGCCGTGGCGCGCCGCCCCCGTATTGGGGCAAGCCGGTGATGACGGCGGTGAAACCGCCCCGGTCATCAACCCGGCGAATACCGGTGATGTGGTCGGTTATGTGCAGGAAGCCAGCCCCGCGCAAATTGCCGCTGCGCTGGCGCTGTCGGTCAGTGGCGCGGAGCTGTGGTTCGCCACGCCTGCCCACCAGCGCGCTGCCATTTTGTTGCGCGCAGCCGATGACATGGAAAACCAACAACAGCAGTTATTGGGCTTGCTGGTGCGCGAGGCCGGGAAAACCCTGGCGAACGCGATTGCCGAAGTGCGCGAAGCGGTGGATTTCTTACGTTACTACGCCGTACAGGTGAGCGAGCGGTTTAATAACCATGACTATCGCCCGTTAGGGCCGGTGGTGTGCATCAGCCCGTGGAATTTCCCGCTGGCTATCTTTACCGGCCAGATTGCCGCCGCGCTTGCCGCTGGCAATAGCGTGCTGGCCAAGCCCGCCGAGCAAACGCCGCTGATTGCCGCCCAGGCGGTGCGTATTCTGCATGAGGCTGGCGTGCCTGTGGATGCGCTGCAATTGCTGCCGGGCGAGGGGGCGCGCGTTGGCGCGGCGTTGGTGGCAGACGAACGGGTGCGCGGCGTGATGTTTACCGGTTCCGGCGCGGTGGCCGCGCAGTTGCAGCGTGCGCTGGCCGGGCGGCTTGACCCGCAGGGGCGCACGATACCGCTGATTGCCGAAACCGGCGGTATCAACGCCATGATTGTCGATTCTTCTGCGCTCACCGAGCAGGTGGTGGCAGATATCATGACGTCGGCGTTTGACAGCGCCGGTCAGCGTTGCTCGGCGCTGCGTTTGTTGTGTGTGCAACAGGAAGTGGCGCAAAAGACCCTCTCGATGCTGCAAGGCGCAATGGCGCAATACCGCATGGGCAACCCTGACCGCCTGACGACCGACATCGGGCCACTGATTGATGCAGAGGCCAAACAGCAGATAGCGCGCCATATTCAGGCGCTGCGTGCCCGTGGGCGCACGGTGTATCAGGCGGCCTCGCCCGATGCCGCAGATGAAGCACAATGGGCGCGCGGTCATTTCATTGCCCCGACGCTTATTGAGCTTGAAAGCGTTGAGGAACTGCGCCACGAGGTGTTTGGCCCGGTACTGCATGTGGTGCGTTATGCGCGCCGCGATCTCGATGCGTTGATTACACAGATTAATGCGGCAGGTTATGGCTTAACGATGGGGCTGCATACCCGTATTGATGAAACGATAGCGCAGGTCAGTGCGCAGGCGAAGGTCGGCAACCTGTATGTCAACCGTAACATGGTTGGCGCGGTGGTCGGGGTGCAACCCTTTGGTGGCGAAGGGCTTTCGGGCACCGGGCCGAAAGCCGGTGGGCCGCTGTATCTCTACCGGTTATTGTCGCACTGCCCGCCGTCAGCGCGGGTGCTGCATACTGACCACCATGGCGAGTCTGCACCGATAGCGTCGGGCGCTCGCCCGTCATGGCTGGCCGTACTCGATTCGCTGGAAAACTGGGCGCGTCAGGTGCATCGTGACGGTTTGGCCGCCTGCTGCCAGCGTTACGGCGAACTGACGCAAACCGGCCGAGGGTGGGTGCTGGCGGGGCCAACCGGTGAGCGCAATGCCTACACCTTGCACCCGCGTGAGCAGGTGCTGTGCGTGGCCGATAACGACGATGACGCGCTGGTGCAACTGGCCGCCGTGCTGGCGGCAGGCAGCCGGGCGCTGTGGCTCAATACGCCCGAGCGGCAGGCGCTCTATCGGCAACTGCCGGAGCCTGTACAGGCGCGACTGGCGTTCAGCCACGACGGTGTGGCGGATGACAGCCGCGTTGATGCGGTGCTGTTTCATGGCGATGCCGACAGGCTACGCCACCTGTGTGAGCAACTGGCGCAGCGTGACGGGCCGCTGGTCAGCGTGCAGGGGTTCTCACGCGGTGAAACGGACATTGTGCTGGAGCGGTTGCTGACAGAGCGCTCGCTGAGTATCAACACGGCGGCGGCGGGCGGCAATGCGAGCCTGATGACGATTGGCTAG
- a CDS encoding MFS transporter — protein sequence MKRIYRYISDAIMYVSFFSWFPFVAIHLNQQWGGALTGTLLSLVAVLSVIISLYVARLADYYAKKKVLNAIFSGYLLAALLFVLSFWYASPVLYLCAFSLLSWSFTLYFSVSKAIVSDAFPASEWKRVFSALHVIFNVAFVVGPLLGGLLANQGVWHAGIMLAATLVNMAAHHVLTDDVVPPPQKKRNAFQQFYGLSKDYRLSLFLLGSILAAQAFMQLELLLPVTIEERLRDLSATLLTYSVSSVSLFTLCMVVNGALIIALTRPFASLSDRYSLKFAFCASGMLYGLSMVIFAFATGPGGFMGGVLVLTLAELLVVSVQDTYIATISPEDKRSSYFAAASIRFSISRIFAPQMLFIAGIMGNTAAFLIVGFIAALSAVVFMLLFSMRWHPLQSEEGR from the coding sequence GTGAAACGGATTTATCGCTATATCTCTGACGCCATCATGTACGTCAGTTTCTTTTCCTGGTTTCCGTTCGTCGCCATTCACCTCAATCAACAATGGGGCGGCGCGCTGACGGGCACGCTGCTGTCATTGGTTGCGGTGCTGAGTGTCATCATCAGCCTGTATGTGGCTCGCCTTGCCGACTATTACGCCAAGAAAAAAGTGCTCAATGCCATTTTTTCAGGGTATCTGTTGGCCGCACTCCTGTTTGTCCTCTCCTTCTGGTATGCCTCACCCGTGCTCTACCTGTGCGCCTTCAGCCTGCTTTCCTGGTCATTTACCCTCTACTTTTCAGTGAGCAAGGCGATAGTCAGCGATGCATTCCCGGCCAGTGAATGGAAACGCGTATTTTCTGCTCTGCACGTCATTTTTAACGTCGCGTTTGTTGTCGGGCCGCTGCTTGGCGGCCTACTGGCGAATCAGGGTGTCTGGCACGCAGGGATAATGCTGGCCGCGACGCTGGTTAACATGGCCGCTCACCATGTGCTGACGGATGATGTAGTTCCTCCGCCGCAAAAAAAACGCAATGCCTTTCAGCAATTTTATGGCCTATCCAAAGACTATCGGCTATCCCTTTTCCTGCTGGGCAGTATTCTGGCGGCACAGGCATTTATGCAGTTAGAACTTTTGCTGCCGGTGACGATTGAAGAGCGGCTCAGGGATTTGTCGGCCACCCTGCTGACCTATTCGGTGAGCTCGGTTTCGCTGTTTACGCTCTGCATGGTCGTCAACGGCGCGCTCATTATTGCCCTGACACGACCTTTTGCCAGCCTCTCTGACCGCTACAGCCTGAAGTTTGCTTTCTGCGCATCAGGCATGCTGTACGGGCTAAGCATGGTGATTTTTGCTTTCGCAACCGGGCCTGGCGGGTTTATGGGCGGCGTACTGGTGCTCACGCTGGCTGAGTTGCTTGTGGTCAGCGTGCAGGATACCTACATTGCGACAATCAGCCCTGAAGATAAGCGCAGTAGCTATTTCGCCGCCGCCAGCATTCGTTTCTCCATCAGCCGGATTTTCGCCCCCCAGATGCTGTTTATCGCCGGAATAATGGGGAATACGGCCGCGTTCCTCATCGTTGGGTTTATTGCGGCATTGAGCGCGGTGGTATTTATGCTGCTGTTCAGCATGCGATGGCACCCGCTTCAATCAGAAGAGGGGCGATAA
- a CDS encoding non-ribosomal peptide synthetase: MQTPISTICHVALNTPERTAIVHEATTVSFGELVHGAAELAIKLQALGVTPGCFVALYAEKNADWFTAMLAVQLCDAAYIPLDVSYPAERIAYCIENAGAQLVLTDSKHQPRIGGHTVILSELIDGTRSESARELLQRACARNASALPAYVIYTSGSTGQPKGVVVSQRALAFHMHWMNDEFRWSDEDVFIQKSSISFDASVWEYFAPLMSGARFVISGADPAEILENINHHHVTVAQFVPTVLRFINETGQAPGLKGLRLLFSGGEAITKALADALIAQTQAELVNLYGPTETTIQCCFYRYSPHHRIQGDALPIGNTLPGVSYEVVTAEGKHDGTQGELIISGPNVASGYINNPSATAEKFIVDSAGVPIRYRTGDIVRRADDGMLYFIGRRDHQIKLRGLRIEKDEIAKTAHAFSEAINATHLDVVNEDSLFMWLESQTGIDDEALRQHLSRTLPAWMIPSRFITLSAFPTLPNGKINVNALTAIRTNKIRPAGHQIPAGLEEFKARWSALVGDEVDIGESLLSQGVNSLHCVRAARMMLDSYHVNLSSAAIMNSGNLEKLYKMVCASPPAWQEKQVAQTPAVIPLSEPQQGILFSALNESEPLNWDLHYHVTIKHRTQDEILRALAVMSQRHPALRVRIKANPQGLFAQHIASPAECVPGILDATHASGVKKQGMSVIDNPLWKVISLAKRDEYLFIFHHVIFDGYSADIFFSELGAILSGQELSLESDLSFLQHCAASAAVAETSDLLWWERALSMVAEESRIAPEFRCGARLTPRGESLSVDLSPESHSAITRFSRQRGVTPFNLLLSTTALTLSEFIKKEAFCLGVPVFGRSAEEAGSLGNFVDVLPVPFRFGDKSEHLLEQACKTFAACLEHSAVSVNALIRRKVRSKGTGSRPLWQNTFVYNECGNAPDGLEWRYEHTESPKADSAFVITRSEKKTTLRLEYCSDILTPATADAMMSAWLRNLELHLSGNDDVVRQYAPSDDTLTEAAPVTVADADAAYLHEVLSLFRQYLGEEVNAQDDFFLSGGHSLLAIRILNALGKRYGKHLPSYLIFEGRNALNIAVSLKEIAEPGGNHRISGVAKLTEGQPGQHVWFIHPAGGALWCYQDIAEKLLPRQIGSYGIECVPDASTGKFINNINEMAQRYCLDMLDRDPAERYTIIGYSFGGNVAYEIGRLLTQHYGKRCKLILLDSHICAVKPFRQDDFTLSYATKFTEGKPHLLDINKLYPSSGAIDFAYIKSIGISTGHITADTPLADIESGLSMWLANNEAVHSHDPVGTFEGECLFIRATKNPSDSTSGWDNHLKKMKVVTVDAGHFDIYKSPATQDVASHLATFVNMESYV, translated from the coding sequence ATGCAAACACCCATCAGTACCATTTGTCACGTCGCCTTAAATACGCCTGAACGTACGGCAATTGTGCATGAAGCCACGACGGTTTCATTCGGTGAACTCGTTCATGGCGCGGCGGAATTGGCCATCAAACTTCAGGCGCTGGGGGTCACCCCCGGCTGTTTTGTGGCGCTGTATGCGGAGAAAAACGCGGACTGGTTTACCGCCATGCTGGCAGTGCAACTGTGTGATGCCGCCTATATTCCGCTGGATGTGTCCTATCCTGCTGAACGGATCGCTTACTGCATCGAAAATGCCGGTGCGCAGTTAGTGCTGACAGACAGCAAGCATCAGCCACGGATTGGCGGACATACGGTTATCCTGTCTGAACTGATTGACGGAACACGAAGCGAAAGCGCCCGCGAATTGCTGCAACGCGCCTGTGCGCGCAACGCCTCAGCGTTACCGGCTTACGTCATTTATACCAGCGGAAGCACCGGTCAACCGAAGGGCGTGGTGGTTTCGCAACGCGCCCTGGCGTTTCATATGCACTGGATGAATGATGAATTCAGATGGTCTGATGAAGATGTCTTTATTCAGAAGTCATCCATCAGTTTTGACGCCTCCGTCTGGGAATATTTTGCTCCGCTCATGAGCGGAGCCCGTTTTGTTATCAGTGGAGCCGACCCGGCTGAAATACTGGAAAACATTAACCACCATCATGTGACGGTCGCCCAGTTCGTGCCGACTGTACTCAGGTTCATCAACGAAACCGGGCAAGCGCCCGGTCTAAAAGGGTTGCGCCTGCTGTTCAGCGGCGGAGAGGCCATTACAAAAGCATTGGCTGACGCCCTTATTGCGCAGACCCAGGCTGAACTGGTTAACCTTTACGGCCCAACGGAAACCACGATCCAGTGCTGTTTTTATCGCTATTCGCCACACCACCGTATTCAGGGCGATGCGCTTCCGATAGGCAATACGTTGCCCGGCGTCAGTTATGAGGTCGTCACAGCGGAAGGTAAACACGACGGCACGCAGGGCGAACTGATAATTTCCGGGCCTAACGTGGCATCCGGGTATATCAATAATCCCTCGGCAACAGCAGAAAAATTTATCGTCGATAGCGCCGGTGTCCCCATCCGCTATCGGACGGGGGATATCGTGCGTCGCGCGGATGACGGCATGCTGTATTTTATCGGCCGACGCGATCACCAGATTAAGCTTCGCGGCCTGCGCATTGAGAAAGACGAAATCGCTAAAACGGCTCATGCATTCTCGGAGGCGATCAACGCGACGCACCTGGACGTGGTCAATGAAGATTCACTGTTCATGTGGCTTGAATCGCAAACCGGAATAGATGATGAGGCGTTGCGTCAGCACCTTAGCCGCACCCTTCCTGCCTGGATGATCCCATCGCGCTTCATTACGCTAAGTGCCTTTCCCACCCTGCCGAACGGCAAGATCAACGTTAATGCGTTAACGGCCATCCGCACGAATAAAATCCGCCCGGCGGGCCATCAAATCCCCGCCGGGCTTGAGGAATTTAAGGCGCGCTGGAGTGCGCTGGTCGGCGATGAGGTGGACATCGGGGAGAGCCTTCTCAGTCAGGGAGTGAATTCGCTGCACTGCGTCAGGGCAGCCAGAATGATGCTGGACAGCTATCATGTGAACCTGTCCAGCGCCGCCATCATGAACAGCGGCAATCTTGAAAAGCTGTATAAGATGGTGTGCGCCTCGCCACCGGCCTGGCAGGAAAAACAGGTCGCGCAAACGCCAGCGGTCATACCGCTTTCTGAGCCACAACAGGGAATTCTGTTTTCAGCGCTTAATGAAAGCGAGCCGCTTAATTGGGATCTTCACTACCACGTCACCATTAAACACCGCACACAGGATGAGATACTGCGCGCGCTGGCGGTGATGTCTCAACGCCATCCCGCACTCAGGGTGCGGATTAAGGCCAACCCGCAAGGCCTCTTTGCCCAGCACATTGCCTCACCGGCTGAATGTGTGCCGGGTATCCTCGATGCAACTCACGCATCAGGCGTAAAAAAGCAAGGCATGAGCGTGATTGATAACCCGCTCTGGAAAGTCATCTCGCTCGCCAAAAGAGACGAATACCTGTTTATATTCCATCATGTGATATTTGACGGCTATTCCGCAGACATTTTCTTTAGCGAACTCGGCGCAATCCTGTCAGGCCAGGAATTATCGCTGGAGAGTGACCTGTCGTTCCTCCAGCACTGCGCAGCCTCCGCCGCCGTAGCGGAAACATCGGATCTGTTATGGTGGGAGCGCGCGTTGTCTATGGTGGCCGAAGAGTCGCGCATTGCGCCTGAGTTTCGCTGCGGTGCCCGCCTCACCCCGCGTGGCGAGTCGTTATCAGTCGACTTATCGCCAGAGTCGCATTCAGCGATAACCCGTTTCAGCCGTCAGCGTGGTGTGACACCATTCAACCTGTTGTTAAGCACCACGGCTCTGACGCTGTCCGAATTTATCAAAAAAGAGGCGTTCTGCCTCGGGGTACCGGTGTTTGGCCGTTCGGCAGAAGAGGCGGGTAGCCTGGGCAACTTTGTTGACGTTCTGCCAGTGCCTTTCAGGTTCGGTGATAAAAGCGAGCACCTGCTGGAACAGGCGTGCAAAACCTTTGCCGCCTGCCTTGAGCATTCAGCGGTGTCAGTGAACGCGCTGATACGGCGTAAAGTGAGGTCAAAAGGGACAGGGAGTCGGCCGCTTTGGCAGAATACCTTTGTCTACAACGAATGTGGCAATGCGCCTGACGGCCTGGAATGGCGCTATGAGCACACGGAGTCTCCGAAAGCGGATAGCGCGTTTGTCATTACGCGTTCAGAGAAAAAAACCACCCTGCGACTCGAATACTGCTCCGATATCCTTACGCCCGCTACCGCTGATGCCATGATGAGTGCCTGGCTGCGCAATCTTGAACTGCACCTCTCCGGTAACGATGACGTGGTTCGCCAGTACGCACCGAGTGATGACACGCTCACTGAGGCCGCCCCCGTCACCGTTGCGGATGCCGATGCGGCCTATCTTCATGAGGTGCTCAGTCTGTTCAGGCAGTATCTTGGCGAAGAGGTTAACGCGCAGGATGATTTTTTCCTGTCAGGTGGTCACTCCCTTCTGGCCATCAGGATTTTAAATGCGCTTGGCAAGCGTTATGGCAAGCATCTTCCGTCCTACCTTATCTTTGAAGGCCGCAACGCGCTGAATATTGCCGTATCGCTAAAAGAGATAGCCGAGCCCGGCGGCAACCACCGTATTTCCGGCGTGGCCAAACTGACAGAAGGTCAGCCGGGTCAGCATGTTTGGTTCATTCATCCTGCCGGCGGTGCGCTGTGGTGTTATCAAGATATCGCGGAAAAACTGCTTCCCCGTCAGATAGGCTCCTATGGCATCGAATGCGTTCCTGATGCATCAACAGGTAAGTTTATCAACAATATTAACGAGATGGCGCAACGCTATTGCCTCGACATGCTGGATCGTGACCCGGCAGAGCGTTATACGATTATCGGGTATAGCTTTGGCGGCAATGTGGCCTATGAGATAGGCCGCCTCCTGACGCAGCATTACGGCAAGCGCTGCAAACTCATCCTGCTGGACAGCCATATTTGTGCCGTCAAACCCTTTCGTCAGGATGACTTTACGCTCAGTTATGCAACGAAATTTACTGAAGGAAAGCCCCATCTGCTGGATATCAATAAGCTCTATCCTTCCTCTGGCGCGATAGATTTTGCCTACATCAAATCCATTGGCATCAGCACCGGACATATCACCGCCGATACACCGCTGGCTGATATTGAATCCGGCCTTAGCATGTGGCTGGCGAACAACGAAGCGGTTCATTCTCACGATCCTGTGGGCACATTCGAGGGGGAATGCCTGTTCATCCGGGCGACGAAAAACCCCTCGGATTCCACCAGCGGCTGGGATAATCACCTGAAAAAAATGAAGGTTGTTACCGTTGATGCCGGGCATTTTGATATTTACAAGTCACCGGCTACGCAGGATGTGGCGAGTCATCTGGCCACCTTTGTTAACATGGAGTCGTACGTGTGA